A single genomic interval of Odontesthes bonariensis isolate fOdoBon6 chromosome 3, fOdoBon6.hap1, whole genome shotgun sequence harbors:
- the LOC142377273 gene encoding somatomedin-B and thrombospondin type-1 domain-containing protein gives MSATRFSSATLIFLGVFLFLFGLCQSGCRDPGLCCTGRDPSCVNKGWRSDRSYGACYCDQACVTTMDCCHDYETACPAVSCVVGEWTQWSGCAEPCKATFRRRSRPVLQKPFNAGRPCPHLEEHAGCVEYWSQQGHCQNSLVPALITTGGYGNARKKRHIPDSSSVIGYCIQFQLTSLTKGCQQSVGTQTLWMQYLREGHHVCVECQPPALAAGIKHCAGDGEGNDKDRRRSLQWQAVGNPRCRGVWRRVGRMEACSCPTSLSFLFI, from the exons ATGTCAGCCACGCGGTTCAGCTCGGCCACGCTGATCTTTCTCGGAGTGTTTTTATTCCTCTTTGGTTTGTGTCAGTCGGGCTGCCGGGATCCGGGTCTGTGTTGCACCGGCAGGGACCCATCGTGTGTCAATAAAGGATGGAGATCCGACAGATCATACGGCGCGTGCTACTGCGACCAAGCCTGCGTGACCACCATGGACTGCTGCCACGACTATGAGACTGCGTGTCCAG CTGTGTCCTGTGTGGTGGGTGAGTGGACACAGTGGTCGGGATGTGCTGAGCCCTGCAAGGCCACATTTCGCAGGAGAAGCAGGCCGGTCCTTCAGAAGCCATTCAATGCAGGGAGACCCTGCCCCCATCTGGAGGAGCATGCTGGCTGTGTGGAGTACTGGTCCCAGCAAGGACACTGTCAAAACTCACTAG TCCCAGCTCTCATCACAACTGGTGGCTATGGCAACGCaaggaaaaaaagacacatCCCTGACAGCAGCAGTGTTATAGG ATATTGCATCCAGTTTCAGTTGACCTCGCTGACAAAAGGATGCCAGCAGAGCGTTGGCACGCAAACCCTGTGGATGCAGTACCTGAGGGAGGGGCACCATGTGTGTGTGGAGTGCCAGCCGCCTGCACTTGCTGCTGGTATTAAACACTGTGCTGGAGATGGAGAGGGAAACGACAAGGACAG AAGACGGTCTCTCCAGTGGCAGGCAGTGGGAAACCCTCGATGCAGGGGTGTCTGGAGACGTGTGGGGAGGATGGAAGCTTGCTCCTGCCCAACATCTCTcagctttctttttatttaa
- the rdh20 gene encoding retinol dehydrogenase 10-A — protein sequence MIFLMDLQMMLLDVIYFILRNSVRVIMRPRTKPIDGELVLITGSGGGLGRLFAQEFTKHGAEVVLWDLNSSSNEQTAKLVREMGGKAYTYTVDVTDRDDVYRNAELVRKDLDRDVTILVNNAGVVAGHRILDCPDELMERTMKVNCHALFWTVKAFLPQMKAQNHGHIVTIASVLGLFSTACVEDYCASKFAAVGFHESLAHELLSEEIEGVKTTLVCPYIVDTGMFAGCKIREEVELLLPPLDPQYCVEQAMNAILIDQPLVCIPRLTYLPFLSRALLPWESNVATYRFMGSDKCMYPFIENMQQRATNGTVMVA from the exons ATGATTTTTCTAATGGACCTCCAGATGATGCTGCTGGATGTGATTTACTTCATCCTGCGCAACTCTGTGCGGGTCATCATGCGTCCTCGCACCAAACCCATCGACGGAGAGCTGGTACTGATCACCGGATCGGGAGGAGGCCTGGGTCGTCTCTTTGCTCAGGAATTCACCAAGCATGGGGCGGAAGTGGTGCTGTGGGACCTTAACAGCAGCTCCAATGAGCAGACAGCCAAGCTGGTGCGGGAGATGGGGGGTAAGGCGTACACCTACACAGTGGATGTGACCGACCGGGACGATGTGTACCGCAATGCAGAGCTTGTGCGAAAGGACCTGGACCGGGACGTTACAATACTGGTGAACAACGCCGGAGTGGTGGCCGGGCATCGCATTCTAGACTGTCCTGACGAACTGATGGAGAGGACTATGAAAGTCAACTGTCATGCCCTATTCTGG ACGGTGAAGGCTTTCCTCCCTCAAATGAAGGCCCAAAATCACGGACACATTGTGACCATCGCCAGCGTCCTGGGCCTCTTCAGCACAGCTTGTGTCGAG GATTACTGCGCCAGCAAGTTTGCTGCAGTGGGCTTCCACGAGTCTCTGGCCCACGAGCTGCTGTCTGAAGAGATTGAAGGTGTGAAGACAACTTTAGTGTGCCCCTACATCGTGGACACGGGCATGTTTGCAGGCTGCAAGATTCG AGAGGAAGTGGAGCTGCTCCTACCCCCTCTGGATCCCCAGTACTGTGTTGAACAAGCTATGAACGCCATCCTGATAGACCAACCATTAGTGTGCATCCCCCGCCTCACCTATCTGCCTTTCCTGTCCAGAGC CTTGTTGCCATGGGAATCTAATGTGGCGACCTATCGTTTCATGGGCTCCGACAAGTGCATGTACCCGTTCATTGAGAACATGCAGCAAAGAGCGACTAATGGCACTGTTATGGTTGCATAA
- the stau1 gene encoding double-stranded RNA-binding protein Staufen homolog 1 isoform X3, producing MSQLQFQCPASPMPAASAPMQMGQPQPGYSIPCATGALPSESASQPIRSSALPAGSATPYNTTTVSNMANPKEKTSMCLVNELARFNKIQPEYKLLSEQGPAHSKIFSVRLTLGDQHWEAEGTSIKKAQHSAAASALAETTLPKPTVRMLRNTADGITHTMELNALCMKLGKKPMYKPIDPYPVVRPPNFNYNVRAPGPYQRSMQQYYYPFPPVGPMIYHMELSIGGQQFIGKGRTRQLAKHDAAAKALKVLQKEPILLQLPMMNGEPEEENLNKSEISQVFEIALKRNLPVNFEVLKEEGPPHMKSFVVRVAVGEFMGEGEGKSKKIAKKLAAAAVLGELKRLPHIPNVEKTLPRIKKKTKSIIKLQTSPEYGQGMNPISRLAQIQQAKKEKEPEYNMVTERGLPRRREFVMQVTVCGQCAEGMGPSKKVAKRNAAEKMLELLGYKVPQPQPPKPALKTDEKTPVKKPGDGRKVTFFEPGSVEEVALGSKEEDFRLPYLSHQQLPAGILPMVPEVAQAVGACPGSHAKDYNRAMPNPGKATITAMIANELLYAGASLTAETILKNKNNLNQLPHGPLTRPSEQLSYLACVQCLQVEYKDFPKNNKNEFVSLINCSSQPPLISHGIGKDVESCHDMAALNILKLLSELDQQLNERTGNGPAGCGKQEIEGDSHLKQANSSTLAQTLDGTA from the exons ATGTCTCAACTCCAGTTTCAGTGTCCAGCTAGCCCCATGCCTGCTGCCTCTGCCCCCATGCAGATGGGGCAGCCGCAGCCAGGCTACAGCATCCCTTGTGCAACAGGCGCTCTACCATCAGAGAGTGCCAGCCAGCCCATCAGGAGCTCCGCCCTCCCAGCAGGCTCAGCCACTCCTTATAATACCACCACAG TATCTAACATGGCAAACCCTAAAGAGAAGACCTCTATGTGTTTGGTGAATGAGTTAGCCCGTTTCAACAAGATCCAACCTGAGTATAAGCTGCTTTCTGAGCAAGGACCAGCTCACTCCAAG ATTTTCTCAGTGAGACTCACACTTGGAGATCAGCATTGGGAGGCAGAGGGCACCAGTATCAAGAAAGCCCAGCATTCCGCTGCTGCGTCTGCCCTCGCCGAGACGACACTCCCCAAACCCACCGTCAGGATGCTCCGTAACACAG CAGATGGCATCACACATACCATGGAGTTGAATGCACTTTGTATGAAGCTTGGCAAAAAGCCTATGTATAAACCCATCGACCCATACCCGGTGGTGAGACCACCAAACTTCAATTACAATGTCCGGGCACCAGGGCCTTACCAGCGCTCTATGCAACA GTACTACTATCCATTTCCTCCAGTGGGACCAATGATATACCATATGGAGCTTTCCATCGGAGGCCAGCAGTTTATTGGGAAGGGCCGCACGCGGCAGTTGGCCAAACACGACGCTGCTGCCAAGGCCTTGAAAGTCCTGCAGAAGGAGCCGATACTGCTACAGTTGCCaatg ATGAATGGCGAGCCCGAGGAGGAGAACCTGAACAAATCGGAGATCAGTCAAGTGTTTGAAATTGCTCTTAAACGAAATCTACCTGTCAACTTTGAG GTTTTAAAGGAAGAGGGCCCTCCACACATGAAGAGCTTTGTTGTTCGTGTTGCTGTTGGGGAGTTTATGGGAGAGGGCGAGGGGAAAAGTAAAAAGATTGCCAAGAAGCTGGCGGCAGCAGCGGTGCTGGGAGAGTTGAAGAGGCTACCCCATATACCCAATGTGGAAAAGACCCTGCCACGcatcaaaaagaaaaccaaatccATCATTAAG CTGCAGACCAGCCCAGAGTATGGCCAGGGGATGAATCCCATTAGCCGCTTGGCTCAGATCCAGCAGGCCAAGAAGGAGAAGGAGCCGGAGTACAACATGGTGACAGAAAGAGGTTTACCCCGGCGCAGAGAGTTTGTAATGCAG GTGACAGTGTGTGGCCAGTGTGCGGAGGGAATGGGACCCAGTAAGAAGGTGGCCAAGAGGAATGCAGCCGAGAAAATGTTGGAACTCTTGGGATATAAAGtgcctcagcctcagcctcccaAACCGGCACTCAAAACTGATGAAAAG acCCCAGTGAAAAAGCCTGGTGACGGACGCAAAGTGACCTTCTTCGAACCTGGCTCTGTGGAGGAGGTGGCATTGG GTTCCAAGGAGGAGGACTTCCGCCTGCCTTATCTGAGCCACCAACAGCTGCCTGCAGGTATCCTCCCCATGGTGCCAGAGGTGGCTCAAGCAGTCGGAGCCTGTCCAGGATCTCACGCTAAGGACTACAATCGAGCCATGCCCAACCCAGGCAAGGCCACAATCACTGCCATGATCGCCAACGAGCTGCTTTATGCTGGGGCGTCGTTGACTGCTGAGACTATCCTAAAGAACAAAAATAACCTGAACCAGCTGCCCCACGGACCCCTCACCAGGCCCTCGGAACAGCTCAGCTATCTTGCATGTGTGCAGTGT CTGCAGGTGGAATACAAGGATTTTCCCAaaaacaataagaatgagtttgTGTCGCTGATCAACTGCTCCTCCCAGCCACCACTCATCAGCCATGGGATTGGAAAAGATGTCGAATCCTGTCACGATATG GCTGCGCTGAATATACTGAAGTTACTCTCTGAGTTGGACCAGCAGTTAAATGAAAGGACAGGAAACGGACCAGCTGG GTGTGGCAAGCAGGAAATCGAAGGTGACTCACACCTCAAACAGGCTAACTCAAGCACATTGGCACAGACGCTGGACGGCACAGCTTAG
- the stau1 gene encoding double-stranded RNA-binding protein Staufen homolog 1 isoform X1, producing MSQLQFQCPASPMPAASAPMQMGQPQPGYSIPCATGALPSESASQPIRSSALPAGSATPYNTTTVSNMANPKEKTSMCLVNELARFNKIQPEYKLLSEQGPAHSKIFSVRLTLGDQHWEAEGTSIKKAQHSAAASALAETTLPKPTVRMLRNTGKNPADGITHTMELNALCMKLGKKPMYKPIDPYPVVRPPNFNYNVRAPGPYQRSMQQYYYPFPPVGPMIYHMELSIGGQQFIGKGRTRQLAKHDAAAKALKVLQKEPILLQLPMMNGEPEEENLNKSEISQVFEIALKRNLPVNFEVLKEEGPPHMKSFVVRVAVGEFMGEGEGKSKKIAKKLAAAAVLGELKRLPHIPNVEKTLPRIKKKTKSIIKLQTSPEYGQGMNPISRLAQIQQAKKEKEPEYNMVTERGLPRRREFVMQVTVCGQCAEGMGPSKKVAKRNAAEKMLELLGYKVPQPQPPKPALKTDEKTPVKKPGDGRKVTFFEPGSVEEVALGSKEEDFRLPYLSHQQLPAGILPMVPEVAQAVGACPGSHAKDYNRAMPNPGKATITAMIANELLYAGASLTAETILKNKNNLNQLPHGPLTRPSEQLSYLACVQCLQVEYKDFPKNNKNEFVSLINCSSQPPLISHGIGKDVESCHDMAALNILKLLSELDQQLNERTGNGPAGCGKQEIEGDSHLKQANSSTLAQTLDGTA from the exons ATGTCTCAACTCCAGTTTCAGTGTCCAGCTAGCCCCATGCCTGCTGCCTCTGCCCCCATGCAGATGGGGCAGCCGCAGCCAGGCTACAGCATCCCTTGTGCAACAGGCGCTCTACCATCAGAGAGTGCCAGCCAGCCCATCAGGAGCTCCGCCCTCCCAGCAGGCTCAGCCACTCCTTATAATACCACCACAG TATCTAACATGGCAAACCCTAAAGAGAAGACCTCTATGTGTTTGGTGAATGAGTTAGCCCGTTTCAACAAGATCCAACCTGAGTATAAGCTGCTTTCTGAGCAAGGACCAGCTCACTCCAAG ATTTTCTCAGTGAGACTCACACTTGGAGATCAGCATTGGGAGGCAGAGGGCACCAGTATCAAGAAAGCCCAGCATTCCGCTGCTGCGTCTGCCCTCGCCGAGACGACACTCCCCAAACCCACCGTCAGGATGCTCCGTAACACAGGCAAGAACCCAG CAGATGGCATCACACATACCATGGAGTTGAATGCACTTTGTATGAAGCTTGGCAAAAAGCCTATGTATAAACCCATCGACCCATACCCGGTGGTGAGACCACCAAACTTCAATTACAATGTCCGGGCACCAGGGCCTTACCAGCGCTCTATGCAACA GTACTACTATCCATTTCCTCCAGTGGGACCAATGATATACCATATGGAGCTTTCCATCGGAGGCCAGCAGTTTATTGGGAAGGGCCGCACGCGGCAGTTGGCCAAACACGACGCTGCTGCCAAGGCCTTGAAAGTCCTGCAGAAGGAGCCGATACTGCTACAGTTGCCaatg ATGAATGGCGAGCCCGAGGAGGAGAACCTGAACAAATCGGAGATCAGTCAAGTGTTTGAAATTGCTCTTAAACGAAATCTACCTGTCAACTTTGAG GTTTTAAAGGAAGAGGGCCCTCCACACATGAAGAGCTTTGTTGTTCGTGTTGCTGTTGGGGAGTTTATGGGAGAGGGCGAGGGGAAAAGTAAAAAGATTGCCAAGAAGCTGGCGGCAGCAGCGGTGCTGGGAGAGTTGAAGAGGCTACCCCATATACCCAATGTGGAAAAGACCCTGCCACGcatcaaaaagaaaaccaaatccATCATTAAG CTGCAGACCAGCCCAGAGTATGGCCAGGGGATGAATCCCATTAGCCGCTTGGCTCAGATCCAGCAGGCCAAGAAGGAGAAGGAGCCGGAGTACAACATGGTGACAGAAAGAGGTTTACCCCGGCGCAGAGAGTTTGTAATGCAG GTGACAGTGTGTGGCCAGTGTGCGGAGGGAATGGGACCCAGTAAGAAGGTGGCCAAGAGGAATGCAGCCGAGAAAATGTTGGAACTCTTGGGATATAAAGtgcctcagcctcagcctcccaAACCGGCACTCAAAACTGATGAAAAG acCCCAGTGAAAAAGCCTGGTGACGGACGCAAAGTGACCTTCTTCGAACCTGGCTCTGTGGAGGAGGTGGCATTGG GTTCCAAGGAGGAGGACTTCCGCCTGCCTTATCTGAGCCACCAACAGCTGCCTGCAGGTATCCTCCCCATGGTGCCAGAGGTGGCTCAAGCAGTCGGAGCCTGTCCAGGATCTCACGCTAAGGACTACAATCGAGCCATGCCCAACCCAGGCAAGGCCACAATCACTGCCATGATCGCCAACGAGCTGCTTTATGCTGGGGCGTCGTTGACTGCTGAGACTATCCTAAAGAACAAAAATAACCTGAACCAGCTGCCCCACGGACCCCTCACCAGGCCCTCGGAACAGCTCAGCTATCTTGCATGTGTGCAGTGT CTGCAGGTGGAATACAAGGATTTTCCCAaaaacaataagaatgagtttgTGTCGCTGATCAACTGCTCCTCCCAGCCACCACTCATCAGCCATGGGATTGGAAAAGATGTCGAATCCTGTCACGATATG GCTGCGCTGAATATACTGAAGTTACTCTCTGAGTTGGACCAGCAGTTAAATGAAAGGACAGGAAACGGACCAGCTGG GTGTGGCAAGCAGGAAATCGAAGGTGACTCACACCTCAAACAGGCTAACTCAAGCACATTGGCACAGACGCTGGACGGCACAGCTTAG
- the stau1 gene encoding double-stranded RNA-binding protein Staufen homolog 1 isoform X2: MSQLQFQCPASPMPAASAPMQMGQPQPGYSIPCATGALPSESASQPIRSSALPAGSATPYNTTTVSNMANPKEKTSMCLVNELARFNKIQPEYKLLSEQGPAHSKIFSVRLTLGDQHWEAEGTSIKKAQHSAAASALAETTLPKPTVRMLRNTGKNPDGITHTMELNALCMKLGKKPMYKPIDPYPVVRPPNFNYNVRAPGPYQRSMQQYYYPFPPVGPMIYHMELSIGGQQFIGKGRTRQLAKHDAAAKALKVLQKEPILLQLPMMNGEPEEENLNKSEISQVFEIALKRNLPVNFEVLKEEGPPHMKSFVVRVAVGEFMGEGEGKSKKIAKKLAAAAVLGELKRLPHIPNVEKTLPRIKKKTKSIIKLQTSPEYGQGMNPISRLAQIQQAKKEKEPEYNMVTERGLPRRREFVMQVTVCGQCAEGMGPSKKVAKRNAAEKMLELLGYKVPQPQPPKPALKTDEKTPVKKPGDGRKVTFFEPGSVEEVALGSKEEDFRLPYLSHQQLPAGILPMVPEVAQAVGACPGSHAKDYNRAMPNPGKATITAMIANELLYAGASLTAETILKNKNNLNQLPHGPLTRPSEQLSYLACVQCLQVEYKDFPKNNKNEFVSLINCSSQPPLISHGIGKDVESCHDMAALNILKLLSELDQQLNERTGNGPAGCGKQEIEGDSHLKQANSSTLAQTLDGTA, from the exons ATGTCTCAACTCCAGTTTCAGTGTCCAGCTAGCCCCATGCCTGCTGCCTCTGCCCCCATGCAGATGGGGCAGCCGCAGCCAGGCTACAGCATCCCTTGTGCAACAGGCGCTCTACCATCAGAGAGTGCCAGCCAGCCCATCAGGAGCTCCGCCCTCCCAGCAGGCTCAGCCACTCCTTATAATACCACCACAG TATCTAACATGGCAAACCCTAAAGAGAAGACCTCTATGTGTTTGGTGAATGAGTTAGCCCGTTTCAACAAGATCCAACCTGAGTATAAGCTGCTTTCTGAGCAAGGACCAGCTCACTCCAAG ATTTTCTCAGTGAGACTCACACTTGGAGATCAGCATTGGGAGGCAGAGGGCACCAGTATCAAGAAAGCCCAGCATTCCGCTGCTGCGTCTGCCCTCGCCGAGACGACACTCCCCAAACCCACCGTCAGGATGCTCCGTAACACAGGCAAGAACCCAG ATGGCATCACACATACCATGGAGTTGAATGCACTTTGTATGAAGCTTGGCAAAAAGCCTATGTATAAACCCATCGACCCATACCCGGTGGTGAGACCACCAAACTTCAATTACAATGTCCGGGCACCAGGGCCTTACCAGCGCTCTATGCAACA GTACTACTATCCATTTCCTCCAGTGGGACCAATGATATACCATATGGAGCTTTCCATCGGAGGCCAGCAGTTTATTGGGAAGGGCCGCACGCGGCAGTTGGCCAAACACGACGCTGCTGCCAAGGCCTTGAAAGTCCTGCAGAAGGAGCCGATACTGCTACAGTTGCCaatg ATGAATGGCGAGCCCGAGGAGGAGAACCTGAACAAATCGGAGATCAGTCAAGTGTTTGAAATTGCTCTTAAACGAAATCTACCTGTCAACTTTGAG GTTTTAAAGGAAGAGGGCCCTCCACACATGAAGAGCTTTGTTGTTCGTGTTGCTGTTGGGGAGTTTATGGGAGAGGGCGAGGGGAAAAGTAAAAAGATTGCCAAGAAGCTGGCGGCAGCAGCGGTGCTGGGAGAGTTGAAGAGGCTACCCCATATACCCAATGTGGAAAAGACCCTGCCACGcatcaaaaagaaaaccaaatccATCATTAAG CTGCAGACCAGCCCAGAGTATGGCCAGGGGATGAATCCCATTAGCCGCTTGGCTCAGATCCAGCAGGCCAAGAAGGAGAAGGAGCCGGAGTACAACATGGTGACAGAAAGAGGTTTACCCCGGCGCAGAGAGTTTGTAATGCAG GTGACAGTGTGTGGCCAGTGTGCGGAGGGAATGGGACCCAGTAAGAAGGTGGCCAAGAGGAATGCAGCCGAGAAAATGTTGGAACTCTTGGGATATAAAGtgcctcagcctcagcctcccaAACCGGCACTCAAAACTGATGAAAAG acCCCAGTGAAAAAGCCTGGTGACGGACGCAAAGTGACCTTCTTCGAACCTGGCTCTGTGGAGGAGGTGGCATTGG GTTCCAAGGAGGAGGACTTCCGCCTGCCTTATCTGAGCCACCAACAGCTGCCTGCAGGTATCCTCCCCATGGTGCCAGAGGTGGCTCAAGCAGTCGGAGCCTGTCCAGGATCTCACGCTAAGGACTACAATCGAGCCATGCCCAACCCAGGCAAGGCCACAATCACTGCCATGATCGCCAACGAGCTGCTTTATGCTGGGGCGTCGTTGACTGCTGAGACTATCCTAAAGAACAAAAATAACCTGAACCAGCTGCCCCACGGACCCCTCACCAGGCCCTCGGAACAGCTCAGCTATCTTGCATGTGTGCAGTGT CTGCAGGTGGAATACAAGGATTTTCCCAaaaacaataagaatgagtttgTGTCGCTGATCAACTGCTCCTCCCAGCCACCACTCATCAGCCATGGGATTGGAAAAGATGTCGAATCCTGTCACGATATG GCTGCGCTGAATATACTGAAGTTACTCTCTGAGTTGGACCAGCAGTTAAATGAAAGGACAGGAAACGGACCAGCTGG GTGTGGCAAGCAGGAAATCGAAGGTGACTCACACCTCAAACAGGCTAACTCAAGCACATTGGCACAGACGCTGGACGGCACAGCTTAG
- the stau1 gene encoding double-stranded RNA-binding protein Staufen homolog 1 isoform X4, which yields MSQLQFQCPASPMPAASAPMQMGQPQPGYSIPCATGALPSESASQPIRSSALPAGSATPYNTTTVSNMANPKEKTSMCLVNELARFNKIQPEYKLLSEQGPAHSKIFSVRLTLGDQHWEAEGTSIKKAQHSAAASALAETTLPKPTVRMLRNTDGITHTMELNALCMKLGKKPMYKPIDPYPVVRPPNFNYNVRAPGPYQRSMQQYYYPFPPVGPMIYHMELSIGGQQFIGKGRTRQLAKHDAAAKALKVLQKEPILLQLPMMNGEPEEENLNKSEISQVFEIALKRNLPVNFEVLKEEGPPHMKSFVVRVAVGEFMGEGEGKSKKIAKKLAAAAVLGELKRLPHIPNVEKTLPRIKKKTKSIIKLQTSPEYGQGMNPISRLAQIQQAKKEKEPEYNMVTERGLPRRREFVMQVTVCGQCAEGMGPSKKVAKRNAAEKMLELLGYKVPQPQPPKPALKTDEKTPVKKPGDGRKVTFFEPGSVEEVALGSKEEDFRLPYLSHQQLPAGILPMVPEVAQAVGACPGSHAKDYNRAMPNPGKATITAMIANELLYAGASLTAETILKNKNNLNQLPHGPLTRPSEQLSYLACVQCLQVEYKDFPKNNKNEFVSLINCSSQPPLISHGIGKDVESCHDMAALNILKLLSELDQQLNERTGNGPAGCGKQEIEGDSHLKQANSSTLAQTLDGTA from the exons ATGTCTCAACTCCAGTTTCAGTGTCCAGCTAGCCCCATGCCTGCTGCCTCTGCCCCCATGCAGATGGGGCAGCCGCAGCCAGGCTACAGCATCCCTTGTGCAACAGGCGCTCTACCATCAGAGAGTGCCAGCCAGCCCATCAGGAGCTCCGCCCTCCCAGCAGGCTCAGCCACTCCTTATAATACCACCACAG TATCTAACATGGCAAACCCTAAAGAGAAGACCTCTATGTGTTTGGTGAATGAGTTAGCCCGTTTCAACAAGATCCAACCTGAGTATAAGCTGCTTTCTGAGCAAGGACCAGCTCACTCCAAG ATTTTCTCAGTGAGACTCACACTTGGAGATCAGCATTGGGAGGCAGAGGGCACCAGTATCAAGAAAGCCCAGCATTCCGCTGCTGCGTCTGCCCTCGCCGAGACGACACTCCCCAAACCCACCGTCAGGATGCTCCGTAACACAG ATGGCATCACACATACCATGGAGTTGAATGCACTTTGTATGAAGCTTGGCAAAAAGCCTATGTATAAACCCATCGACCCATACCCGGTGGTGAGACCACCAAACTTCAATTACAATGTCCGGGCACCAGGGCCTTACCAGCGCTCTATGCAACA GTACTACTATCCATTTCCTCCAGTGGGACCAATGATATACCATATGGAGCTTTCCATCGGAGGCCAGCAGTTTATTGGGAAGGGCCGCACGCGGCAGTTGGCCAAACACGACGCTGCTGCCAAGGCCTTGAAAGTCCTGCAGAAGGAGCCGATACTGCTACAGTTGCCaatg ATGAATGGCGAGCCCGAGGAGGAGAACCTGAACAAATCGGAGATCAGTCAAGTGTTTGAAATTGCTCTTAAACGAAATCTACCTGTCAACTTTGAG GTTTTAAAGGAAGAGGGCCCTCCACACATGAAGAGCTTTGTTGTTCGTGTTGCTGTTGGGGAGTTTATGGGAGAGGGCGAGGGGAAAAGTAAAAAGATTGCCAAGAAGCTGGCGGCAGCAGCGGTGCTGGGAGAGTTGAAGAGGCTACCCCATATACCCAATGTGGAAAAGACCCTGCCACGcatcaaaaagaaaaccaaatccATCATTAAG CTGCAGACCAGCCCAGAGTATGGCCAGGGGATGAATCCCATTAGCCGCTTGGCTCAGATCCAGCAGGCCAAGAAGGAGAAGGAGCCGGAGTACAACATGGTGACAGAAAGAGGTTTACCCCGGCGCAGAGAGTTTGTAATGCAG GTGACAGTGTGTGGCCAGTGTGCGGAGGGAATGGGACCCAGTAAGAAGGTGGCCAAGAGGAATGCAGCCGAGAAAATGTTGGAACTCTTGGGATATAAAGtgcctcagcctcagcctcccaAACCGGCACTCAAAACTGATGAAAAG acCCCAGTGAAAAAGCCTGGTGACGGACGCAAAGTGACCTTCTTCGAACCTGGCTCTGTGGAGGAGGTGGCATTGG GTTCCAAGGAGGAGGACTTCCGCCTGCCTTATCTGAGCCACCAACAGCTGCCTGCAGGTATCCTCCCCATGGTGCCAGAGGTGGCTCAAGCAGTCGGAGCCTGTCCAGGATCTCACGCTAAGGACTACAATCGAGCCATGCCCAACCCAGGCAAGGCCACAATCACTGCCATGATCGCCAACGAGCTGCTTTATGCTGGGGCGTCGTTGACTGCTGAGACTATCCTAAAGAACAAAAATAACCTGAACCAGCTGCCCCACGGACCCCTCACCAGGCCCTCGGAACAGCTCAGCTATCTTGCATGTGTGCAGTGT CTGCAGGTGGAATACAAGGATTTTCCCAaaaacaataagaatgagtttgTGTCGCTGATCAACTGCTCCTCCCAGCCACCACTCATCAGCCATGGGATTGGAAAAGATGTCGAATCCTGTCACGATATG GCTGCGCTGAATATACTGAAGTTACTCTCTGAGTTGGACCAGCAGTTAAATGAAAGGACAGGAAACGGACCAGCTGG GTGTGGCAAGCAGGAAATCGAAGGTGACTCACACCTCAAACAGGCTAACTCAAGCACATTGGCACAGACGCTGGACGGCACAGCTTAG